Proteins from a genomic interval of Acetobacterium woodii DSM 1030:
- the queA gene encoding tRNA preQ1(34) S-adenosylmethionine ribosyltransferase-isomerase QueA: MNKADFYYDLPDELIAQCPLEKRDNSRLMVINRERQSIEDRNFYDIVDYLKPGDLMVMNNTKVLPGRLFGTREDTGGKVEILLLRHLSEKDWEIMVKPGKRAKVGARIVFSEALKGEITGTTEGGLRIISFEYQGVFEEIIDAIGLMPVPPYIHETLKDNNRYQTVYAKREGSAAAPTAGLHFTPDLIEKIENMGVEIVEVTLHVGIGTFRPVKCEVIEEHHMHEEYYEVSEKTAKAIMRTKANGGRVIAVGTTSVRTLESNAKLHDGVVRAYTGMTDIFIYPGYEWEIVDAMITNFHLPESTLLMLVAAFYNRDAIMAAYQTAIDWKYRFFSFGDALFIE, from the coding sequence ATGAATAAAGCGGATTTTTATTATGATCTCCCGGATGAACTGATTGCTCAATGTCCGTTGGAAAAAAGGGATAATTCCCGATTGATGGTGATTAATCGCGAGCGTCAGTCCATTGAAGACCGGAATTTTTATGACATAGTTGATTATTTAAAACCGGGCGATTTAATGGTCATGAATAACACCAAGGTGTTGCCGGGTCGATTATTTGGCACCCGTGAAGACACGGGTGGAAAAGTTGAAATCCTGTTGCTTCGACATTTGTCTGAAAAAGATTGGGAAATCATGGTTAAACCGGGAAAACGCGCCAAAGTGGGCGCCCGAATTGTTTTTAGTGAAGCACTTAAAGGTGAAATAACCGGTACGACCGAGGGCGGATTGCGGATTATCAGTTTTGAATATCAGGGCGTATTTGAAGAAATTATTGATGCGATTGGTTTGATGCCAGTTCCCCCCTATATTCATGAAACCCTAAAGGATAATAATCGCTATCAGACGGTTTATGCTAAACGTGAAGGTTCTGCGGCGGCACCAACGGCGGGGCTTCATTTTACGCCGGATCTGATTGAAAAGATCGAAAATATGGGCGTCGAAATAGTTGAGGTTACTTTGCATGTGGGGATTGGGACCTTCCGTCCGGTGAAATGCGAGGTAATTGAAGAACATCATATGCATGAAGAATATTATGAAGTGTCAGAAAAAACGGCCAAAGCAATTATGCGCACAAAAGCAAATGGTGGCCGGGTGATTGCCGTGGGCACAACTTCGGTCAGAACGTTGGAAAGTAACGCCAAACTTCATGATGGGGTGGTGAGAGCTTATACCGGCATGACAGATATTTTTATCTACCCGGGTTATGAATGGGAAATAGTGGATGCGATGATTACCAATTTTCATTTACCGGAATCAACCTTGCTGATGTTAGTCGCCGCTTTTTATAATCGGGATGCAATCATGGCCGCCTATCAAACCGCAATCGACTGGAAATATCGTTTTTTCAGTTTTGGAGACGCCTTGTTTATTGAATAA
- the rpmE gene encoding 50S ribosomal protein L31: MKEGIHPNYGKSIVKCACGNSFETGSIKPELKVEICSACHPFFTGKQKLVDAGGRVDRFNKKYGIKNESAE; this comes from the coding sequence ATGAAAGAAGGCATTCATCCAAATTACGGCAAATCAATAGTTAAATGTGCTTGCGGAAATTCATTTGAAACTGGTTCTATTAAACCAGAATTAAAAGTGGAAATCTGTTCTGCATGTCACCCATTTTTCACAGGGAAACAAAAACTTGTTGATGCTGGTGGACGTGTTGATCGATTTAATAAAAAATACGGTATTAAAAACGAGTCAGCAGAATAA
- the ruvB gene encoding Holliday junction branch migration DNA helicase RuvB, with amino-acid sequence MKERIITSDFTELDVEIEKNLRPQGLDEYIGQQKVKKQMSIFIKAAQKRNESLDHVLLYGPPGLGKTTLANIIAKEMGVGIKTTSGPAIEKAGDLAAILSSLKEGDILFIDEIHRLQRSVEEVLYPAMEDYALDIIIGKGPGAQSIRLELPTFTLIGATTRVGLLTSPLRDRFGVIQRLELYNPEDLATIIRRSSGIIGIEMDDEGAVELAVRSRGTPRIANRLLKRVRDYCEIEGRGIIDLQTTREALDLFEVDAVGLDEIDRIMLKTIAEKFDGGPVGIDTLAAAIGEEKNTIEEVYEPYLIQLGFLSKTPRGRMITGRGYKHLGLETLMNNVLDLQQLKINFYDNEEEIDE; translated from the coding sequence ATGAAAGAACGAATCATCACCTCTGATTTTACGGAATTGGATGTGGAAATCGAAAAAAATTTAAGGCCACAAGGTCTGGACGAATATATTGGACAGCAAAAGGTAAAAAAACAAATGAGCATCTTTATCAAAGCCGCTCAGAAACGAAATGAAAGCTTGGATCATGTGCTCCTTTACGGACCGCCGGGGCTGGGAAAAACCACCCTGGCCAATATCATTGCCAAGGAAATGGGCGTTGGGATTAAAACCACGTCAGGCCCGGCGATTGAAAAAGCCGGGGATTTAGCCGCGATTCTGTCGAGTCTAAAGGAAGGCGATATTCTTTTTATTGATGAAATTCATCGGCTCCAACGATCGGTAGAAGAAGTGCTGTATCCGGCGATGGAAGATTATGCCTTGGACATCATCATTGGCAAAGGGCCGGGAGCACAATCAATTCGGTTGGAATTACCGACGTTTACTTTGATTGGGGCGACCACCCGAGTTGGTCTGTTGACCTCACCACTGAGGGATCGCTTTGGGGTGATCCAGCGGTTGGAACTTTATAACCCCGAAGATCTGGCGACGATTATCAGGCGTTCATCGGGCATTATCGGCATTGAAATGGATGATGAAGGCGCCGTCGAGTTGGCCGTCCGATCGCGGGGAACGCCACGAATTGCCAACCGACTGCTTAAACGAGTTCGGGATTATTGTGAAATCGAAGGGCGCGGGATTATCGATCTGCAGACCACCCGTGAGGCTCTCGATCTTTTTGAAGTGGATGCTGTTGGTCTTGATGAAATTGATCGGATTATGTTAAAAACCATCGCCGAGAAATTTGATGGCGGCCCGGTGGGGATCGACACCTTGGCGGCGGCAATCGGCGAAGAAAAAAACACCATTGAAGAGGTTTATGAGCCTTATTTGATTCAACTGGGATTTCTTTCAAAAACACCCCGGGGTCGGATGATTACCGGTCGCGGGTATAAACATCTGGGACTGGAAACATTAATGAATAACGTCTTGGATTTGCAGCAGCTAAAAATAAATTTTTATGATAATGAGGAAGAAATCGATGAATAA
- the efp gene encoding elongation factor P, whose product MVSAGDFKKGVTFEMDGNTFTIIEFQHVKPGKGAAFVRTKIRNVITGAVVEKSFNPTERYPKAQVETREMQYLYEDGGLYYFMDQETYEQIPLNLNQVEEALKYLKENDIATVKSLKGTAFSVAAPNFVELEIVKTDPGFKGDTATGANKPATVETGAIITVPLFVEQGDVIRIDTRTGDYMERV is encoded by the coding sequence ATGGTTTCAGCAGGAGATTTTAAAAAAGGGGTAACGTTTGAAATGGATGGTAACACATTTACGATCATCGAATTTCAACACGTAAAACCGGGTAAAGGGGCGGCGTTTGTTCGAACTAAAATTCGAAATGTAATTACTGGGGCAGTGGTTGAAAAATCATTCAACCCAACCGAGCGATATCCGAAAGCACAAGTGGAAACACGAGAAATGCAATATTTATATGAAGATGGTGGTTTATACTACTTCATGGATCAGGAAACCTATGAACAAATTCCTTTGAATTTGAATCAGGTTGAAGAAGCGTTAAAATACCTGAAGGAAAATGATATTGCAACAGTAAAATCTCTTAAAGGGACAGCATTCTCTGTTGCAGCTCCGAATTTTGTGGAGTTGGAAATTGTCAAAACCGATCCCGGTTTCAAGGGCGACACCGCAACAGGGGCCAATAAACCGGCTACCGTTGAAACCGGTGCGATTATTACCGTTCCTCTTTTTGTTGAACAAGGTGATGTGATTCGAATTGATACCCGTACGGGCGATTACATGGAAAGGGTATAA
- the yajC gene encoding preprotein translocase subunit YajC encodes MDFTLILPLILVLVFFYFFILRPQNKQQKEVKEMRSSMKPGDEIVTIGGFYGIVYAIGEENVTIELLPDYHKALITKSAIARIVTVTETVAEDDDDFEELDEETVVDAEFEEVEEENK; translated from the coding sequence ATGGATTTTACATTAATTCTTCCTTTGATTTTAGTACTTGTATTTTTTTATTTCTTTATTTTAAGGCCACAAAATAAACAACAAAAAGAAGTAAAAGAAATGCGATCAAGTATGAAACCGGGGGATGAAATTGTTACAATTGGTGGATTTTATGGGATTGTTTATGCAATTGGCGAAGAAAACGTGACCATCGAATTATTGCCTGATTACCATAAAGCATTGATAACTAAATCAGCCATTGCCCGGATTGTTACGGTTACCGAGACCGTTGCTGAAGATGACGATGATTTTGAAGAACTGGATGAAGAAACCGTTGTCGACGCAGAATTTGAAGAAGTTGAAGAAGAAAACAAATAA
- the ruvA gene encoding Holliday junction branch migration protein RuvA — MYEYMIGSLEEQAIDYVVIDLNHMGYKVKVSANTLNELPNLHSEVKLFLHQVIKEDEVSLYGFATIDEREIFRTMIGISGIGPKAAMGLLSQFSRNELIGHIVNDDPKSIAKAPGIGTKTASRIILELKDRYKDVAVADLKTIGMRVKDDNVTQAINGLVGLGYSVAEASEMVSLVFAPNSSIEDLITGALRSANPLKGR, encoded by the coding sequence ATGTACGAATATATGATCGGAAGCTTGGAAGAACAAGCCATAGATTATGTGGTGATTGACTTGAACCACATGGGATACAAGGTTAAGGTATCCGCCAATACCCTTAATGAGTTGCCAAATCTGCATTCGGAGGTTAAGCTTTTTCTTCATCAGGTGATCAAAGAAGACGAAGTCTCATTATATGGTTTTGCGACCATTGATGAACGCGAAATTTTCCGGACCATGATCGGAATTTCGGGTATTGGGCCCAAAGCCGCGATGGGGCTTTTGTCTCAGTTCAGCCGGAATGAACTGATCGGTCATATTGTCAACGATGATCCCAAAAGCATTGCCAAAGCCCCAGGAATCGGTACTAAAACCGCAAGTCGGATTATTTTAGAGCTTAAAGACCGTTACAAGGATGTCGCGGTGGCAGATTTAAAAACGATTGGGATGCGGGTAAAAGATGATAATGTTACCCAGGCGATCAATGGACTGGTCGGGTTAGGTTATAGCGTTGCCGAAGCATCCGAAATGGTGTCCTTGGTATTTGCACCAAATAGCAGTATCGAGGATTTAATCACCGGTGCGCTCCGATCGGCCAATCCACTGAAGGGACGGTAA
- the rho gene encoding transcription termination factor Rho: MEKKSLEDLTVVELRKQAERLGIEKTSRLKKIELIEAIEEKLENAKDQGAQKPNDKKENDGLIIEKETTAKKLDKKTSSEKGSNEKQPLPTNQRTVNGTNGNNTRSPYYKIKDSMDNVVVVEGNLEILPEGFGFVKNKEMKTNEEFVYISGSQIQKFKLETGDLLSGKVRPPKTGEKYSAMLFLEKVNGTKTADIIQKINSMLYVDEKKDLERFKTAQEGILDVNPDGFGFLRTNHYLSGDHDIYVAANQIRRFNLRTGDKIVGKIKMSSENEKFDALLYVEKVNGDIPEKIANRPRFEQLTPIFPEERIDLETTQDIVSTRMIDLFSPMGKGQRGLIVAPPKAGKTILLKEIANGITTNHPEIELIILLVDERPEEVTDMKRSIDADIVYSTFDQPPENHIKVAEIVLERGKRLVEQGKDVVILVDSLTRLTRGNNLVVSPSGRTLSGGLDPEALFFPKKFFGSARNVEEGGSLTILATALVDTGSRMDDIIFEEFKGTGNMELHLERELAERRIFPAINLNRSGTRREEKLLTTEELRVSFDIRKRYKGTTVYDLTDKIISILERTKDNEAFMKKFIDKI; this comes from the coding sequence TTGGAAAAGAAATCATTGGAAGACTTAACCGTTGTTGAATTACGCAAACAGGCGGAGCGTCTTGGCATCGAAAAAACCAGTCGACTTAAAAAAATTGAATTGATCGAGGCGATTGAAGAAAAACTTGAAAACGCGAAAGATCAAGGCGCACAAAAGCCGAATGACAAAAAGGAAAACGACGGATTGATAATTGAAAAAGAAACAACCGCAAAAAAACTGGACAAAAAAACGAGCAGTGAAAAAGGATCAAATGAAAAACAGCCGCTGCCGACAAATCAACGGACCGTAAATGGGACAAACGGGAACAATACACGGTCACCGTATTATAAAATAAAAGACTCGATGGATAATGTCGTAGTGGTGGAAGGAAATCTGGAGATTTTACCGGAAGGATTTGGTTTTGTAAAAAACAAAGAGATGAAGACGAATGAAGAATTTGTTTACATCTCAGGGTCGCAAATACAAAAATTCAAACTCGAAACGGGCGATTTATTAAGCGGCAAGGTACGGCCACCAAAAACAGGCGAAAAATATTCGGCGATGTTATTTTTAGAAAAAGTTAACGGCACCAAAACGGCGGATATTATCCAAAAGATCAACAGCATGCTTTACGTTGATGAAAAAAAAGATCTGGAACGATTTAAAACCGCTCAGGAGGGAATTTTAGATGTCAATCCCGATGGCTTTGGTTTTTTAAGAACGAACCATTATCTGTCAGGGGATCATGATATTTATGTGGCCGCAAATCAGATTCGGCGCTTTAATCTTCGTACCGGCGACAAAATTGTTGGTAAAATTAAAATGTCCAGCGAAAATGAAAAATTTGATGCCTTATTGTATGTCGAAAAGGTCAATGGCGATATTCCAGAAAAAATTGCCAACCGTCCCCGCTTCGAACAACTGACGCCGATTTTTCCCGAAGAACGGATTGATCTGGAAACGACTCAGGACATAGTGTCAACCCGAATGATTGATCTGTTTTCACCAATGGGAAAAGGTCAGCGAGGTCTTATCGTAGCACCGCCTAAAGCCGGGAAGACCATTTTGCTCAAAGAAATTGCCAACGGGATTACCACTAATCATCCGGAGATTGAATTAATCATTTTGTTGGTTGATGAACGACCGGAAGAAGTTACCGACATGAAACGCTCGATTGATGCGGATATTGTCTATTCAACCTTTGATCAGCCCCCGGAAAATCACATTAAAGTGGCCGAAATTGTGTTGGAGCGTGGGAAACGATTGGTTGAGCAAGGTAAAGATGTCGTTATTCTGGTCGATAGTCTGACGCGTTTGACCCGTGGCAATAATCTGGTCGTGTCACCTTCAGGTCGAACTTTATCTGGAGGACTCGATCCGGAAGCCTTGTTTTTCCCCAAAAAATTCTTTGGTTCGGCACGAAACGTCGAAGAAGGCGGAAGTTTGACAATTCTGGCGACCGCCCTGGTCGATACCGGCAGCCGGATGGATGATATCATTTTTGAAGAATTCAAAGGCACCGGGAATATGGAACTACATCTGGAACGGGAATTAGCTGAACGACGAATTTTTCCGGCCATTAATCTGAACCGCTCAGGAACTCGTCGTGAGGAAAAATTATTAACGACAGAAGAACTACGCGTCAGTTTTGATATTCGAAAACGCTACAAGGGAACAACGGTTTATGATCTGACGGACAAGATTATTTCTATTTTGGAACGGACTAAAGACAATGAAGCTTTCATGAAAAAATTTATTGATAAAATTTAA
- the scfA gene encoding six-cysteine ranthipeptide SCIFF, with product MKHIKIIKEGKLTDVKNRGCGECQTSCQSACKTSCTVGNQKCKQTTEK from the coding sequence TTGAAACACATTAAAATCATTAAAGAAGGAAAACTCACTGACGTAAAAAACAGAGGATGTGGGGAATGTCAAACTTCCTGTCAGTCAGCGTGTAAAACTTCCTGTACCGTCGGAAATCAAAAATGCAAACAAACGACTGAAAAATAA
- the prmC gene encoding peptide chain release factor N(5)-glutamine methyltransferase encodes MTIREILDYGRKLLSQAQIEYPGLEAEILLSGILNKDRVYFYTHHQELLDAISEEHYRQAIKRRSQLEPVAYILGKKEFMGLDFLVNRQVLIPRPDTEPMVEYLIEYLQANFPDGAKILDLCTGSGAIGISIKHFYQKGQVALSDLSEAALTVARENANRLVNGDLSLYQGDLLAALPQGETFTVIVSNPPYIRQSEMKQLAPDIIAYEPHLALDGGESGLDFYRRIIREAPLFLKKNGLLALEVGDEQADAVAALLDRQGYHEIKKIMDLGGHVRCLTGKFTKTKPMDNNKLG; translated from the coding sequence ATGACCATCAGAGAGATTTTAGATTATGGCCGGAAATTACTTTCCCAGGCCCAAATTGAATATCCCGGTTTAGAAGCCGAAATTCTTTTAAGTGGGATTTTAAATAAGGACCGGGTTTATTTTTACACGCATCACCAAGAATTGTTGGACGCGATTAGTGAAGAGCACTATCGTCAGGCCATCAAGCGGCGGAGTCAACTTGAGCCGGTCGCTTATATTCTGGGGAAAAAAGAATTTATGGGGTTGGACTTTTTAGTCAATCGGCAGGTGCTGATTCCCCGGCCGGATACAGAACCAATGGTGGAATATCTGATTGAATATTTACAGGCCAATTTTCCGGACGGTGCGAAAATTCTTGATTTATGTACCGGCAGCGGAGCGATTGGGATTTCAATTAAGCACTTTTATCAAAAAGGTCAAGTGGCGCTTAGTGACCTTTCGGAAGCGGCCTTAACCGTGGCCCGGGAAAATGCCAATCGTTTGGTAAATGGCGATCTTTCGCTTTATCAAGGGGATTTATTGGCGGCGCTTCCGCAAGGTGAAACTTTTACGGTGATTGTTTCAAATCCGCCTTATATCAGGCAGTCCGAGATGAAACAGTTAGCACCGGATATCATCGCTTATGAACCCCATCTGGCGCTTGATGGCGGCGAATCCGGTTTGGATTTTTATCGCCGCATTATTCGTGAGGCACCATTGTTTTTAAAAAAAAACGGTTTGCTGGCATTAGAAGTAGGGGATGAGCAAGCCGATGCGGTTGCCGCTCTTTTAGACCGGCAAGGTTATCATGAAATTAAAAAAATAATGGATTTGGGCGGACATGTGCGGTGTTTAACCGGAAAATTTACAAAGACAAAGCCAATGGATAATAATAAATTGGGATGA
- the tgt gene encoding tRNA guanosine(34) transglycosylase Tgt, whose protein sequence is MSEFRYELIKECKDTGARLGKIHTARGIINTPIFMPVGTQATVKSLSSEDLVEMDANIILGNTYHLYLRPGQEIMEKAGGIHQFMNWKRPVLTDSGGFQVFSLNDLRKITEEGVEFISHLDGSRHFMTPEKAIDMQNSIGADIIMCFDECAPAGADYEYTKKSMEMTTRWAKRCKEAHKRPEDQALFGIVQGGMFEDLRAQSVKELTEIDFPGYSIGGLSVGEPKDVMYRMLDATVPLLPKDKPRYLMGVGSLDALFEGTIRGIDMFDCVLQSRIARNGTAFTSHGKVVVRNATYKEDFSPVDPECDCFVCRNYTRAYIRHLIKTNEILGARLLTYHNLYFTLVTMKKIRQAIMDDNLLAYKEAFFKKFGIAE, encoded by the coding sequence ATGAGTGAATTTCGTTATGAATTGATTAAAGAGTGCAAGGATACCGGCGCCAGATTAGGGAAAATCCATACCGCGCGGGGGATAATTAACACCCCGATTTTTATGCCGGTGGGAACCCAGGCAACGGTAAAATCATTGTCTTCAGAAGATTTGGTGGAGATGGATGCCAATATTATTCTGGGCAATACCTATCACCTTTATTTAAGACCGGGTCAGGAGATTATGGAAAAAGCCGGTGGCATCCACCAGTTTATGAATTGGAAGCGGCCGGTATTAACAGATAGTGGTGGGTTTCAGGTTTTTTCTTTAAATGATTTAAGAAAAATCACTGAAGAAGGCGTTGAATTTATTTCACATCTTGACGGATCAAGACATTTTATGACTCCGGAAAAAGCGATTGACATGCAGAATTCAATTGGCGCCGATATTATTATGTGTTTTGATGAGTGCGCTCCGGCCGGAGCCGATTATGAATATACAAAAAAATCGATGGAAATGACCACCCGCTGGGCCAAACGGTGTAAAGAGGCCCATAAGCGCCCTGAAGATCAAGCTTTGTTTGGAATTGTTCAAGGTGGGATGTTTGAAGACTTGCGGGCCCAAAGTGTCAAAGAACTGACAGAAATTGATTTTCCCGGTTATTCAATTGGCGGCTTAAGTGTCGGTGAGCCTAAAGATGTGATGTATCGGATGCTCGATGCGACCGTACCGTTGTTGCCTAAAGATAAACCCCGTTATTTAATGGGCGTTGGTTCGTTGGATGCGCTTTTTGAAGGGACGATTCGTGGCATTGATATGTTTGATTGTGTGTTACAGAGTCGTATTGCCCGAAACGGGACAGCTTTCACCAGTCACGGAAAGGTGGTCGTCCGTAATGCTACCTACAAGGAAGATTTTTCTCCGGTTGATCCGGAATGTGATTGTTTCGTTTGCCGAAACTATACCCGAGCATATATCCGTCATCTGATTAAAACCAATGAAATTTTAGGAGCTAGGTTATTGACATATCATAACTTATACTTTACACTTGTAACCATGAAGAAAATTCGACAGGCCATTATGGATGACAATTTATTAGCCTATAAAGAAGCTTTCTTTAAAAAATTCGGCATTGCTGAATAA
- the radA gene encoding DNA repair protein RadA, producing MAKKKSIFVCQNCGYDSPKWMGKCPECNQWNTLVEEVDFSKNKETTRERGIYSKPKSLAEITYTGDTRFQTLNEEFDRVLGGGIVPGGMILLGGDPGIGKSTLLLQTTETLGNQGYKILYISGEESEQQLKMRGERMAVKSENIFFLSEINIPYLLTVILEERPDIVIIDSIQTMYSPDISSAPGSVSQIRENTGALMQLAKKDNIAMVLVGHVTKDGAIAGPRVLEHMVDTVLYFEGEKYHAYRVLRGVKNRFGSTNEIGIFEMTQKGLQSVVNPSEMMLDSRPENTCGSVVVPCLEGTRPLLIELQGLVSASGFGNPRRMATGMDYNRMVLLMAIMEKRLGIQLQSVDAYINVVGGIKVDEPALDLGVIAVLYSSLRDFQIPGDLMILGEVGLTGEVRNIQHIDKRLIEGKKLGFKRCIIPKGNKKGLNVAGMEILPVDNIRAALDILL from the coding sequence ATGGCTAAGAAAAAAAGCATTTTTGTTTGTCAGAATTGTGGTTATGATTCTCCAAAATGGATGGGAAAATGCCCCGAGTGTAACCAATGGAATACTTTGGTAGAAGAAGTGGATTTTTCTAAAAATAAAGAAACTACCCGCGAGCGGGGGATTTATTCAAAACCCAAGTCATTGGCGGAAATAACCTATACTGGCGATACCCGGTTTCAGACCCTTAATGAGGAATTTGATCGTGTTTTGGGAGGCGGGATTGTTCCTGGTGGAATGATCTTGCTGGGCGGCGACCCGGGGATTGGGAAATCGACATTATTACTGCAAACAACCGAGACCTTGGGAAATCAGGGCTACAAAATTTTATATATTTCGGGGGAAGAGTCCGAACAACAACTAAAAATGCGCGGGGAACGGATGGCGGTTAAGTCAGAGAACATTTTTTTCTTATCCGAAATTAATATTCCATATCTGTTGACTGTGATCTTAGAAGAACGCCCGGATATCGTGATCATCGATTCAATCCAAACCATGTACAGCCCGGATATTTCATCAGCACCGGGAAGCGTCAGTCAAATTCGCGAGAATACCGGGGCCTTAATGCAACTGGCTAAAAAAGATAATATCGCCATGGTGCTGGTGGGACATGTCACCAAAGACGGAGCCATTGCCGGACCACGGGTGTTAGAGCATATGGTTGATACGGTGCTTTATTTTGAAGGTGAAAAATATCATGCCTATCGGGTTTTGCGGGGGGTTAAAAACCGTTTTGGTTCGACTAATGAAATCGGTATTTTTGAAATGACCCAAAAAGGACTGCAATCGGTTGTTAATCCTTCTGAAATGATGTTGGACAGCCGACCGGAAAATACCTGTGGTTCAGTTGTGGTACCTTGCCTTGAAGGAACTCGGCCGCTACTGATTGAACTTCAAGGCCTGGTGTCAGCGTCAGGATTTGGAAATCCCCGCCGTATGGCAACCGGAATGGATTATAATCGGATGGTTTTACTGATGGCGATAATGGAAAAACGACTTGGCATTCAGTTACAGTCAGTGGATGCTTATATCAACGTGGTTGGCGGGATTAAGGTTGATGAACCGGCGTTAGATCTGGGGGTCATTGCGGTGCTTTATTCCAGCCTGCGCGATTTTCAGATCCCCGGCGACTTAATGATTTTAGGGGAAGTCGGTTTAACCGGAGAAGTCCGGAATATTCAACACATTGATAAACGGCTGATTGAAGGAAAAAAACTGGGCTTTAAGCGATGTATCATTCCCAAAGGGAATAAAAAGGGGCTGAATGTGGCGGGAATGGAAATTCTTCCAGTGGATAATATCCGCGCAGCTCTGGATATTTTGTTATAA
- the scfB gene encoding thioether cross-link-forming SCIFF peptide maturase has product MIHKYQKNGLNIVLDVDTSTVLTVDDLTYNILNQYETKTRAEIIEFYQHKYMVAEINECLDELDKVKKEGLLFREINYQRENYANEDLIKALCLHVAHDCNLKCTYCFAAQGDFDGEKLLMPLEVGKKAIDFIIEQSKNRENLEIDFFGGEPLMNLDVVKELVIYGNQMAVKNHKKFKFTMTTNGVLLNAQTREYLNETMDNIVLSLDGRKEVNDRMRQTVNDQGSYDVIIDNIKEMAEMRGNKDHYVRGTYTHHNLDFSKDVQFLAKQGFTSISVEPVVAEASHDYALTEADLPTIIDEYDALALTYLKRHQEDLNYNFFHFNVDLDHGPCVYKRLSGCGAGKDYVAVTPEGDIYPCHQFVGNEAFKMGDVNSGITNGEIKKIFDAGNLMEKEACQTCWAKYFCGGGCHANAYNFNGTIMKPHFVSCEIERCRVENAIMISIIEGEQA; this is encoded by the coding sequence ATGATCCATAAATATCAAAAAAACGGACTGAATATTGTTTTAGATGTCGATACCAGTACGGTATTAACGGTTGATGATCTGACCTATAACATCTTAAACCAATATGAAACAAAAACACGAGCTGAAATTATTGAATTTTATCAGCATAAATATATGGTTGCAGAAATAAATGAATGTCTGGACGAATTAGACAAGGTAAAAAAAGAAGGGCTTTTATTCCGGGAGATCAACTATCAACGGGAAAATTATGCCAATGAAGATTTAATCAAAGCCTTATGTCTCCATGTCGCCCATGACTGTAATTTAAAATGTACCTATTGCTTTGCCGCTCAAGGCGATTTTGATGGTGAAAAACTATTGATGCCCCTCGAAGTGGGGAAAAAAGCAATTGATTTTATTATTGAACAATCCAAGAACCGGGAAAATCTGGAAATTGACTTTTTTGGCGGCGAACCGCTGATGAATCTGGATGTCGTTAAAGAACTGGTTATCTATGGCAATCAGATGGCGGTCAAAAACCATAAAAAGTTTAAATTTACAATGACAACCAACGGTGTTTTATTAAATGCTCAAACCCGGGAATACCTCAATGAAACGATGGATAACATCGTTCTTAGCTTGGATGGACGCAAAGAAGTTAATGATCGTATGCGTCAAACCGTTAATGACCAAGGCTCATATGATGTGATTATTGATAACATTAAAGAGATGGCCGAAATGCGGGGAAACAAAGATCATTACGTGCGGGGAACTTATACCCATCATAATCTTGATTTTTCAAAAGACGTACAATTTTTGGCAAAACAGGGATTTACGAGTATTTCAGTGGAACCGGTAGTTGCCGAGGCCAGTCACGATTATGCGCTGACAGAAGCAGATTTACCAACCATTATCGACGAATATGACGCGCTCGCGTTAACTTATTTAAAACGGCATCAAGAAGATCTTAACTATAACTTTTTTCATTTTAATGTAGATCTTGATCATGGACCTTGTGTTTACAAACGTTTATCAGGTTGTGGGGCCGGTAAAGATTATGTGGCGGTTACCCCGGAAGGCGATATCTATCCCTGCCATCAATTTGTCGGGAATGAAGCTTTCAAAATGGGTGATGTCAATAGCGGCATTACCAATGGGGAGATCAAGAAGATTTTTGACGCCGGCAACCTGATGGAGAAAGAAGCCTGTCAAACGTGTTGGGCTAAATATTTCTGCGGCGGCGGTTGTCATGCCAATGCTTATAATTTTAACGGAACGATTATGAAACCCCATTTTGTCAGCTGTGAAATTGAACGTTGCCGGGTCGAAAATGCGATTATGATTTCAATTATTGAAGGCGAACAGGCGTAA